GATCAGCAACCAGTCCCATACGGTTCGTCTTTGATCGAGCACCGTCACGCAATTGACGTGGTTGGAACGGATCACTGTCCAGACCCCCATCTGCCGCAGGAATTCCCGTTGATTGAAGTCACCCGGGTTCGCGGGCTCGACCGGACGACTCAGCTCGCCAATCACCTCAATCAAATCACCAACCATGACGCCCGCAAGAGCTCCATCGATTGTGACGCGGACCATCCCCGATACAGGCATCGATTCGGCCGCACCCGAGATCAGACTTCTGCTGTTGAGAAGCAGAATCGTTCGTTCCGGATTCTGCCAGTCGGCCCGTTCACCGTCTGCCCGTTTGGCGATCCATGGTGTTTGTGCAACGCGCCCCTCCACTCGCACAAGTTGGCGTTCATCGGTTGCCGAATTCACGATGTCGTCAGCCGCCAGACAGCTCCATCGCCAGTGATGCCACGCCCCTGCGAGTCCACTCCAGCCCAATAGAATCAGTCCAACCTGCATGGCAGGCCTAACATTGTGGATCAACGCAGAAGATCGCTTCGACGGGATGTGAGGAGTCGTCTCTCTGGCTTCCGTCGCACGCACCGACGGCCATGGCCAGATGAGCGTCACGATCCAGAAGATGGTGAAAACTGTTGTGAGGATCAGCCAGGTATCGAGCGACAGGTTCCAGATTCGATCGATCAGAATTCCCGTCGATCCTGCCCCGACCAGCACGATGGCGGGAGCACGTCGAGGCCGTTCAGTCTGCACCGTGTCGGAGGTCGGCTCATACATCGACGACATCTTTGTGCGTGTAGCTCACCTCGAACTCGTCGCGATCGCGCGTCGAATTCAAGGTGAATTTGATGGAACCTTGATCCCTGTGCCATGGATTTCTGCGAAATGCAGGTATCGGAAGAACCGAGGTCGCTCGACGTGAGCGGGCCCGGGCGAGATACTTGCAGCGTTGTGATACTGCCACGTTTGGCATCAACAGAAAAGTCATTTTCTGCATCCCACAGACATCGCGGAGCGATCGAGTGCGCGTGCTGAGCTATAACATCCACAAAGGAATTGGCGGTCGTGATCGCCGTTATCGACTCGCGCGGATCATGGAAGTCATCGCCGCAGAATCGCCCGATGTGATCTGCCTGCAGGAAGTGGATCGAGACGTCCGCCGCAGCCGGTTCGACAATCAGCCAGAACTGTTGGCGGAGTACTTTGGATTCGGGCATCGTTTGTATCAGCAGAACGTTCGCGTGAAGACGGGCGGTTATGGAAATCTGCTGCTTTCACGCTGGCCTTTCCGCACGCATCACCAGATCCAGCTCACGCTGCAGACGAAGAAACCACGCGGGGCTCAGATGGCGGTGATTGATTCGCCCGCTGGCCCATTTCAGATCGTGAATTGGCATCTGGGGCTGGGTGAGCGGGAGCGTCATTGGCAGGTGCGTCGATTGCTGGAACACCATCTGTTCTGCGAAGGCCACGATTTCCCGCAACTGATCATCGGCGATTCGAACGATTGGCGGAACACACTGACCAACGGTCCGTTCGCCGTGCATGGCTTCCATCACCTGACGGCCCCCATGTCCCGCTTCCGCTCGTTCCCGGCCTATTTGCCGCTCGGGTCACTGGATAAGGCCTTTTGGCGCGGCCCGTTTTCAAAATTGAGTGCCCACATTGGAAAGCGCCGCCCCGCCCGCGACGCATCTGATCATTTGCCCCTGATCGTGGATTTTGAACTGAAACACACTTAACCATTTTCCGCGTAATGTGTTACGAACATGCTTGCCTGTTTCAGCCATCAAAATCCGTGCATTCGACACAAGTCTTCGGCAAGACGGGCTGTTCGAAGGATGCGACGGTTGCGAAAGTCGGAGCAACGTGTATGATCTTTTTCCCTCGAAGCGGCACCTCGCCGACTTCGAAGTGCTGGCTGGGTAGCTCAGTTGGTAGAGCACAGGACTGAAAATCCTGGTGTCGCCGGTTCGATCCCGGCCCCAGCCACTGGTTTGCAGCTCATATGGAGTTGAACAAGTGGATAGCGTCAAGGATGGCGTGCCAGACGCTCATGTTATGGCAGTTCAAAGTGACGTCGAATACGGTCGAGACATTCTTGATCGATTCTACATCGACAAAAACGGCGTTCTCGTCGACGAGGGTCGCCCACTTTCCGCGACACGCGAGCAACACGAGATATTGTTGCAAATCCTCAGCAGGCTCATCCCAGAACACTCGGCCAAGTCCTGATGAAATCACGTCGGTTTGTAGTCAATCAAATGATTGCTATACTGGGGAAATGAACGTGAAACTGCATGACCGCTTTCAAAAACGAGTCCATGAGGCACTCGAAGCGAACCAAATGTCGCAGGGCGATTTAGCCAAGCGCCTAGGTGTCTCCCGCCAGAACGTTTCCCAGTACCTTTGTGGAAATCGCGTCCCTGGTTTGGACATGGTTGAACGCTTCGCAGAGGCCCTTGGTTTTGCTGAACCAAATGAGCTATTGCAAGAAACAGAGTCGCATGCAACGTTTTGATTGACTGTCAATCAAAACGTTGCTAACCTCGCCCGCGTCGATGGACGCGCGGTTGATTAGCACTTGACGCCCGACCCTCGACAGGTCGGGCGTTTTTTTGTTTCCCTGCTTGGGATTCGCCTGGCCACTTTTGCGATCCGGGGCGCTCGACGATTCACCGAGCGCCCCGGCTTTAAAAGGGGGTGAACCGATGCAGGTGGTCGAATCGTCGAAGCTGGAATCGTTCATTGAAGCCAGCCCTCAACTGGGCGCTCTGACGCGATTCGTTACGGCCGCGAGACGCGGTCGATTCATTGGTTGCGGCAGCGGCGACGAAGCTGCCCACGCTTTGGGTCAGATCATCCTGGCCCACGTGACTTGTCTCGACGGTCAAATGATCGACGGGCTGATCGAATTCATCAGCGCCGCGAAGTATCAGCGGGAGACGGCCCGGGATCTCTTGTTCCGCGGTGCCCGCTAACCCGCGATTTCTGTTTCAGGCCCTCTTCGGATTGAGGCCTGCAGTTTCTCTTCATGAAGGATCGCCATCGTGCTGCCGCTCGGTTGCATCTGTGTGTTTGCATCGTTGCTGACTGCCGTCGTTCACGCGTGCGTCATTGTCGGCGGTAACGCCGATCGTCGGCACATCACGCAAGACGAGTTCGAAAGCCAACGGGTATTGGGCAACGCTCAGCCGTGCACCACTAGGTCAGATCGCAAACGGGAGGTGGTTCTTGAAACAACGACCGCTCCGAATGTGCGACTCGAATACGTGACGAAAGACAACGGCACGCCTCATCCATCACAGCAAGTATTGCCGGAATGATCTGGCCGCAATTTTGACCACGTGACGTTTCTGTAATCGACAAGGATCTGCGTTCAACGCAATAGAGGGGTTTCACGGATGATCAGGATTCAGCGCATCGGATCGAGCTGTTTATTGTTCACCGTCTGGCTGCCCCGCCAGGCCACCTTGGGTTGTCGCACTGGGAGCAGTGTTGGCAGCGCCTCAACGAAGGGGATCTTCACAGATGTCAGCAGCGTACCTGTACCCAACGGAATCAGAATCGCGACCGTCGCTCTCACTTTTCACGCCGCCCGCAGTGGTGGAATGGGTAAAACAGGAGCCGAAAATGGCGGCAGTTTTGGAGCCGCAGACCAGGATTACAGATCCTGGTCTTACTCGAATGTCGCCAATCGAGCTGTTGCAGCAGCTCCGCGAACGGGAGCAAGAGGACATTCCGCGAGTGACCGAAGAGGAGCGGAACTACTTTCATTCGACCGGCACGCTGGCCGAATTCTACTTCAAGATCCTCGACCCTTGGCGGCGGCGTGTCTGTGCTCGCGGCCAGGTGGCTGCGGGCACGTTGACGAACGAGCGCCAGTCGGTGCGATGCTTCGAAGAGTTCGACCGCGAACATCGGCCCGTGCAGTGGCCGCCCGACATGGCCTGGCATGGCCGGCCCATGGGGTTCATCGGCGCAAGCTACATTCGCGAGTGGATTGCGTACCGTCTCGAACACGGAAGCAAGCGCGGGGCATTGTCTTCGGGGTCGATGCCGAAGCGTTGGAATCACCTGCGGTTCATTCTGAACCAGGCCTTCCGTCTGAAGATCATCAGCGACCAGGTTGCGGTCTCGGTGAAAGAGATCGTGCAGGAGCATCACGACAAGAAGGGCCTCGATCCGCTCGACGAGCTGGATCTGATTCCGACGTCGTACACCGACGATCAATTGCACGCGGTCTATCGAGAGCTGGAAGGCGACTTGGAGCTGCAGACGGCTTGGGTGCTCGGCGCTCAGTCTGGGCCACGCTCCGCCGATTTGTTCACGCTTCGGTGGCAACGCAACATCAGGCTCGATGGTACGCCGCCGGAACTGCTGTTCATTGCGGAAAAGACCAAGCGGCGGATTTGGGTTCCACTAGGTCCGATCGTGGTCGATCACCTGCAGCGTCTCGCGAAGCAACAAGCACACCTGGCCGAACCGCAAGGTTTCGTATTCGCCAGACATACCGATCCTCACCGCAAAGATCCCGAAGACGGCGAACGATCGCGGGCACGGATGCGGCGAATCAAACGAGCGTTGATCGACGCCGGAATTCCCGAAACGGCCGACACCGCACGGCCCATACAGATGTTGCGTGCAACGGCGAACAGCCGCCTCAATGGCATCGAGACGAAAGCAGGCGACCGGGCCACCCACGGCAAAGAATCGACCGTGCAAGGCGAGTCGTACAACGACTACCGCGACATGTTGATACGTGCTGTTTTGAAGCTCGATCAGCAGTGGCAGCAGGCAGGGATTTTCGCCCGCCGC
The window above is part of the Schlesneria paludicola DSM 18645 genome. Proteins encoded here:
- a CDS encoding endonuclease/exonuclease/phosphatase family protein — translated: MRVLSYNIHKGIGGRDRRYRLARIMEVIAAESPDVICLQEVDRDVRRSRFDNQPELLAEYFGFGHRLYQQNVRVKTGGYGNLLLSRWPFRTHHQIQLTLQTKKPRGAQMAVIDSPAGPFQIVNWHLGLGERERHWQVRRLLEHHLFCEGHDFPQLIIGDSNDWRNTLTNGPFAVHGFHHLTAPMSRFRSFPAYLPLGSLDKAFWRGPFSKLSAHIGKRRPARDASDHLPLIVDFELKHT
- a CDS encoding helix-turn-helix domain-containing protein, coding for MKLHDRFQKRVHEALEANQMSQGDLAKRLGVSRQNVSQYLCGNRVPGLDMVERFAEALGFAEPNELLQETESHATF
- a CDS encoding site-specific integrase, producing the protein MAAVLEPQTRITDPGLTRMSPIELLQQLREREQEDIPRVTEEERNYFHSTGTLAEFYFKILDPWRRRVCARGQVAAGTLTNERQSVRCFEEFDREHRPVQWPPDMAWHGRPMGFIGASYIREWIAYRLEHGSKRGALSSGSMPKRWNHLRFILNQAFRLKIISDQVAVSVKEIVQEHHDKKGLDPLDELDLIPTSYTDDQLHAVYRELEGDLELQTAWVLGAQSGPRSADLFTLRWQRNIRLDGTPPELLFIAEKTKRRIWVPLGPIVVDHLQRLAKQQAHLAEPQGFVFARHTDPHRKDPEDGERSRARMRRIKRALIDAGIPETADTARPIQMLRATANSRLNGIETKAGDRATHGKESTVQGESYNDYRDMLIRAVLKLDQQWQQAGIFARR